CACGGCGTTGTCCGCGCTCATCCCGGAGGACGACACCCGCCACCCCGACCACCGCTTCTTCCAAGTGGTGCACCTGATCAGCGAGTACGCGTGGGTGCAGATCCACTACGAGCTGCGGCGGGTCATCGAGCACCTCGACGCCGACCGGCCGCAGCGGGCGTCGCGGCTGCTCGCGCGGGCGGTCGGGCTCAGCGACATCACCGTGCAGTCGGTGCGGATGATCGGTGACCACCTGCCGCAGCACAGCCTGCTGATGATGCGCAACGCCCTGCCCGACGACGCCACCGGACTGGACTCCCCCGGCTACCGCAACCTCAAGCGGGTCGCACGCGCGGTGTCGAAGTCCTTCGAGGCCGCACTCGACCGCGCGGGCCTGAAGCTGCCCGACCTGATCGCCGCCCAGGACGACACCTCGGGCTCGCCGGAGGACTCCCAGGCCCTGGCGTCGGTCCGGGAGGGCCTGCTGCGCCTGGACAGCGGCTTCCTGTCGTGGAAGCACACCCACCTGATCATGGTGTGGTCGCAGCTCGGCGGTCAGCCCGGTCTGCGCGACGAGGGCAGGGCCACGCTCCCGCAGAGCCTCGGCGGCCGATCGGTCTCCACTCTGGAAACCCGGTCGGATGTGCCGCTGTTCCCCGAGCTGTGGCGCTCCGCGGAGGAGGCCTACTGGACCCTCGGCACCCGCCACGACCCCGGGACGTGCCCGGTCACCCACTGAGGGCTCGGGCGAGGAGCTCCGGGTCCGCGTGCGGGAAGAAGTGGTCGCCGGGAAAGGCCCGCGTCCGGCACTCGCGCTCGGTGTAGCGGTCCCATTCGGCCATCACCGACGCGGGTGTCGTCGCATCCTCGGTGCCGTACCAGACGTTGAGATCAACACCAAGTGGTGCGGCACCGGGCGACGGGCGGTAGCTCGCGACCAGGGCGAGATCGGCTCGGAGGTTCGGCACGAAGAGGTCGCGCATGGGCGAGTTCCGCACGGACTCCGGCACGGTCCCCGCCGCGGCCATCGCGTCGAGAAGGTCGTCGTCGGAGAGCCCGGCCAGCGAAGCGCGATGATCCGACGGGATCAGGTGCGGGGGTCTCGTCGCGGCCACGACCACGAACTCCGGGGCGAGCGACCGCGCCATCTCGTACGCGATCAGCCCGCCCATGCTGTGCCCGAAGAGCGCGTAGCGGCCGGTCGGGTCCATCCGCTGAACAAGATCGTCGGCGACTTCGCGCACGGTGGCGTGGCGCGGTTCGCGACTGCGCCGTCCCTTGCCCGCGATCTCCAACGGCACGATGCGCAATGGGGCGGGAAATGTGCGCTGCCACTTCAGGAACGTGCGCGCCGAGCCACCCGCGTGCGGCACGCAGAACACCTGGAGCGGCTCTGTCACTTGTGGAACTCCCCGGCGGGCAGTGCGTGCACCCGCACCACGCCAGGCCGCTCGTTGCGCGTCAGCAGCGGTCGCAACCGCTGGTGCATCTCGGTTTCCGTGGGTAGATCGACTTCGTCGACGTAGACGTCCAGCTCCACCGTGCCGTGATCCTCGCCGACCCGCGTCGCCGCACGCACCACGTGCGGCAGCGACTCGGCGACCCGGCGCACGCCGGCCAGGGACACCTTTTCACCGCGCACCACCGCGAAGTCCGTCGACCGACCACGCACGACCACATAGCCGTCGTCGTCGACGAACCCGATGTCGCCGGTGGCGATCAACCCGGGCTCGATCAGCTCACCCCGCTTGGACGGCGCGGGCTCGCCGACCCGCTCGCGGTAGACGGTGTCGGAGCGCACCAGCAGCTCGCTCCCGCGCACCAGCACCTCCACACCGTCCAAGGGCTTCCCCACCGTGCCGAAACGATGCGGGGGCTCACGATGAGCCGCCAAAGTGGACACTCGCGGACCGGCTTCGGTCAGCCCGTAGGTGAGGTACACGCCGAGGTCGGGATTGAGCTTGATCAGCCGTGACACGTAGTTCGGATCGAGCGCCTGGCCGCCGACCGTCAACGTGCGCAACGGTTTCGGCAGCTCCTCCCCCGTCGCGGCAACGGTCTTCGCCAGGAT
The window above is part of the Allokutzneria albata genome. Proteins encoded here:
- a CDS encoding tryptophan 2,3-dioxygenase — its product is MKRSLNPNETNGQLSYEYDRGSNYEDELRLTTALSALIPEDDTRHPDHRFFQVVHLISEYAWVQIHYELRRVIEHLDADRPQRASRLLARAVGLSDITVQSVRMIGDHLPQHSLLMMRNALPDDATGLDSPGYRNLKRVARAVSKSFEAALDRAGLKLPDLIAAQDDTSGSPEDSQALASVREGLLRLDSGFLSWKHTHLIMVWSQLGGQPGLRDEGRATLPQSLGGRSVSTLETRSDVPLFPELWRSAEEAYWTLGTRHDPGTCPVTH
- a CDS encoding class I adenylate-forming enzyme family protein, producing MNEQQIDDFLRRVVQTEPVEHDGDVSGLVEALRAEPGSVVVIALPNGIRTLRVFFAVHLAGLVPVLVSPSTPPARVWEVARYLGARALVRARIRPADFGEHEVSRHAGADVLRFTGHRLIRHEPGHVILMSSGTSGLATGCLHSMSALLRNARRHTASIGQTAEDTVLVNLPVYYSFALVAQVLSCLTAGSRLVLSGPPFTVTDYLNAVVQHDVSISSLTPILAKTVAATGEELPKPLRTLTVGGQALDPNYVSRLIKLNPDLGVYLTYGLTEAGPRVSTLAAHREPPHRFGTVGKPLDGVEVLVRGSELLVRSDTVYRERVGEPAPSKRGELIEPGLIATGDIGFVDDDGYVVVRGRSTDFAVVRGEKVSLAGVRRVAESLPHVVRAATRVGEDHGTVELDVYVDEVDLPTETEMHQRLRPLLTRNERPGVVRVHALPAGEFHK
- a CDS encoding thioesterase II family protein produces the protein MTEPLQVFCVPHAGGSARTFLKWQRTFPAPLRIVPLEIAGKGRRSREPRHATVREVADDLVQRMDPTGRYALFGHSMGGLIAYEMARSLAPEFVVVAATRPPHLIPSDHRASLAGLSDDDLLDAMAAAGTVPESVRNSPMRDLFVPNLRADLALVASYRPSPGAAPLGVDLNVWYGTEDATTPASVMAEWDRYTERECRTRAFPGDHFFPHADPELLARALSG